Proteins from one Corallococcus exiguus genomic window:
- a CDS encoding NAD-dependent epimerase/dehydratase family protein: MKLTRRGVIQAAAALGAVQVLGCASSPKAGPGSASDDKDTAPGKPLNILILGGTRFLGPALVQVAQARGHTLTLFNRGKTNPGLFPDVEKLQGDRDPNKGEGLKALAGRKWDAVIDTSGYVPRLVKASAELLAPNVEQYVFISSISVYKEMTKKDLNESDAVSTLADETTEEVGEESYGPLKALCEKAAETALPGRTLNIRPGLIVGPDDGSDRFTYWPLRVAKGGEVLAPGDGEDPVQVIDARDLAAFIIRNVERRSMGIFNVTGPVQPMKMKGMLETLREATGSDARFTWVDSAFLDQHKVTAFGDMPAWVPRTGPESGVGAVSIAKATQAGLVTRSLADTVRDTLTWFHTLPADRQEKLRAGLPAEREKEVLSAWHQSKGTAKAG; this comes from the coding sequence ATGAAGCTGACCCGAAGAGGCGTGATTCAAGCAGCGGCCGCGCTGGGCGCGGTCCAGGTGTTGGGCTGTGCGTCGTCCCCCAAGGCGGGCCCAGGCTCGGCGTCTGATGACAAGGACACCGCCCCGGGCAAGCCCCTGAACATCCTCATCCTGGGCGGCACCCGGTTCCTGGGCCCCGCGCTGGTGCAGGTGGCGCAGGCGCGCGGCCACACGCTCACGCTCTTCAACCGCGGCAAGACCAACCCGGGCCTGTTCCCGGACGTGGAGAAGCTCCAGGGCGACCGAGACCCCAACAAGGGCGAGGGCCTGAAGGCGCTGGCGGGCCGCAAGTGGGACGCGGTCATCGACACGTCCGGCTACGTGCCGCGCCTCGTGAAGGCGTCCGCGGAGCTGCTCGCGCCCAACGTGGAGCAGTACGTCTTCATCTCCAGCATCTCCGTCTACAAGGAGATGACGAAGAAGGACCTCAACGAGTCCGACGCCGTGAGCACCCTCGCGGACGAGACCACGGAGGAGGTGGGCGAGGAGAGCTACGGCCCGCTCAAGGCGCTCTGCGAGAAGGCCGCGGAGACGGCGCTGCCCGGCCGCACGCTCAACATCCGCCCCGGCCTCATCGTGGGGCCGGATGACGGCTCCGACCGCTTCACCTACTGGCCGCTGCGCGTGGCGAAGGGCGGCGAGGTGCTGGCCCCCGGCGACGGCGAGGACCCGGTGCAGGTCATCGACGCGCGCGACCTGGCCGCGTTCATCATCCGGAACGTGGAGCGCCGCAGCATGGGCATCTTCAACGTCACCGGCCCGGTCCAGCCCATGAAGATGAAGGGCATGCTGGAGACCCTGCGGGAGGCGACCGGGAGCGACGCGCGCTTCACCTGGGTGGACAGCGCGTTCCTGGATCAGCACAAGGTGACGGCCTTCGGGGACATGCCCGCGTGGGTGCCGCGCACCGGGCCGGAGAGCGGCGTCGGCGCGGTGAGCATCGCCAAGGCCACGCAGGCGGGGCTCGTCACCCGGTCGCTCGCGGACACCGTGCGCGACACGCTGACCTGGTTCCACACGCTGCCGGCGGACCGTCAGGAGAAGCTGCGCGCGGGCCTGCCCGCCGAGCGTGAGAAGGAAGTGCTCTCCGCCTGGCACCAGTCGAAGGGCACCGCCAAGGCGGGCTGA